A window from Theobroma cacao cultivar B97-61/B2 chromosome 3, Criollo_cocoa_genome_V2, whole genome shotgun sequence encodes these proteins:
- the LOC18604584 gene encoding protein NRT1/ PTR FAMILY 2.10 — translation MEKTENGSTATTTDEPKINYRGIKAMPFVIGNETFEKLGTTGTATNLLVYLTAVFNMKSITATNLVNVFNGTCSFATLIGAFLSDTYFGRYKTLGFASVASLLGMLLVTLTAAVSKLHPPACDSSGSAACPGPTPWQMAFLLSGLGLLVVGAAGIRPCNLAFGADQFNPETESGKRGISSFFNWYYFTFTFAMMVSLTVIVFVQTDVSWAWGLGIPAFMMFLSCVMFFIGTRIYVKVRPEGSPITSVIQVMVAAVRKRQLKQPEQPWVSLFNHIPKSSINSKLSYSDQLRFLNKAAILTPEDEINSDGSAANPWRLCSLQKVEEIKCVIRVVPIWAAGIIYYVAMVQQQTYVVFQALQSNRHLGNTGFNIPAASYGIFIMIGLTIWIPIYDRIIVPWLQRYTKKEGGITLLQKMGIGMVLAIVTMLLSAIVEDRRRAFALSKPIGIDSRRRAISSLSAMWYIPQLTLIGLSEAFTIIALMEFYYKQFPENMRSIAGSFTHIGFALANYLNSILISVVHKITKVAPTGDWLPEDLNKGKLDYIYYLVAALEVLNLGYFIMCAKWCKYKESVITSPDVGMEDLQSEKPVV, via the exons ATGGAGAAGACTGAGAACGGTAGTACTGCGACTACTACCGATGAACCAAAGATTAACTATAGAGGAATTAAAGCCATGCCCTTTGTCATAG GGAATGAAACTTTTGAGAAGTTGGGGACTACTGGCACCGCAACCAACCTTTTGGTCTATCTCACTGCCGTCTTCAACATGAAAAGTATCACTGCTACAAATCTTGTTAACGTTTTCAATGGTACCTGTAGCTTCGCTACCTTGATAGGTGCATTCCTCTCTGATACTTATTTCGGCCGATACAAGACGTTGGGATTTGCTTCCGTAGCCTCTTTACTG GGAATGCTTCTAGTTACCCTAACAGCAGCTGTCTCAAAGTTGCATCCTCCAGCCTGCGACTCCAGTGGAAGTGCAGCATGTCCTGGGCCAACACCATGGCAAATGGCTTTTCTGTTGAGTGGTCTAGGACTTTTGGTCGTTGGAGCTGCTGGCATTAGACCATGTAACCTGGCCTTTGGAGCAGACCAATTCAATCCTGAAACAGAGTCCGGAAAGAGGGGAATAAGCAGCTTCTTTAATTGGTACTACTTCACCTTCACCTTCGCCATGATGGTATCTTTGACAGTCATCGTCTTCGTGCAAACGGATGTGAGCTGGGCTTGGGGTTTAGGCATTCCTGCGTTTATGATGTTCTTATCATGCGTGATGTTCTTCATTGGTACAAGGATTTATGTGAAAGTGAGGCCAGAAGGTAGTCCAATAACAAGTGTGATTCAAGTCATGGTGGCAGCTGTTCGGAAGAGGCAATTGAAGCAGCCAGAGCAACCATGGGTCTCCCTATTTAACCATATTCCAAAAAGTTCTATCAACTCCAAGCTTTCTTACTCTGATCAATTAAG GTTCCTAAACAAAGCCGCAATACTGACCCCTGAGGATGAAATCAACTCGGATGGATCAGCAGCCAATCCATGGAGACTATGCAGTTTGCAGAAGGTAGAGGAAATAAAGTGCGTGATCAGAGTTGTTCCCATATGGGCAGCAGGAATCATATACTATGTGGCCATGGTCCAACAGCAAACATATGTAGTCTTCCAAGCCCTTCAATCTAACAGACATCTTGGCAATACAGGTTTCAACATTCCTGCTGCATCATATGGTATCTTCATCATGATTGGCCTTACTATCTGGATACCTATCTACGACCGTATCATTGTTCCATGGCTCCAAAGGTACACCAAAAAGGAAGGAGGAATCACACTCCTCCAAAAGATGGGCATTGGCATGGTTCTGGCCATAGTCACCATGCTTTTATCCGCCATCGTTGAGGACAGGAGAAGAGCCTTTGCTCTCAGTAAGCCAATTGGCATAGATTCGAGAAGACGAGCAATTTCTTCTCTGTCAGCGATGTGGTATATTCCTCAGCTAACTTTAATAGGACTTTCAGAGGCATTTACCATAATTGCCCTAATGGAATTCTACTACAAGCAGTTTCCTGAaaacatgagaagtattgcggGGTCTTTTACTCATATTGGCTTTGCACTAGCTAATTATCTGAACAGTATCTTGATATCAGTAGTTCATAAGATCACGAAAGTGGCTCCAACTGGGGACTGGTTGCCTGAGGACCTTAACAAGGGGAAGTTAGACTACATTTACTACTTGGTTGCTGCATTAGAAGTCCTGAATttaggatattttataatGTGTGCCAAATGGTGCAAGTACAAAGAAAGTGTTATCACTTCTCCTGATGTTGGTATGGAAGACTTGCAGTCTGAAAAACCTGTTGTTTGA